One window of Triticum dicoccoides isolate Atlit2015 ecotype Zavitan chromosome 5A, WEW_v2.0, whole genome shotgun sequence genomic DNA carries:
- the LOC119303934 gene encoding uncharacterized protein LOC119303934: protein MASRGGYAWALAAGLNAALAAISAKFFAPMLLKYGMVILFNVTMWGCYVNSLKALSSLQATVTNFAANFISSGLAGYFLFQEPLPSKWFAGASLIILGVFILSKSSIEEKVNSD from the exons ATGGCGAGCCGAGGCGGATACGCCTGGGCCCTCGCGGCGGGCCTCAACGCCGCGCTCGCCGCCATCTCCGCCAAGTTCTTCGCGCCCATG TTGCTCAAATACGGAATGGTGATACTTTTCAACGTGACAATGTGGGGGTGCTACGTGAACAGCCTCAAAGCTTTGTCGTCCCTCCAGGCAACGGTCACCAACTTCGCCGCCAACTTCATCTCGTCAGGTCTTGCAGGGTATTTCCTGTTTCAGGAACCTCTGCCTTCTAAG TGGTTTGCAGGTGCCAGTCTGATCATTCTTGGTGTGTTCATCCTCAGCAAATCAAGTATTGAGGAGAAAGTGAACTCTGATTGA
- the LOC119303935 gene encoding uncharacterized protein LOC119303935 produces MAPEQGSRGAKADAAAMETAGRGGGGRPSSGAEAGWAWSWACCAVAAGVAAVGLAGAGVLVWWAVAFHPAREQLWMVPVGLVLLGTPLVAWLSLFASGACRRLGTSHHHPPPAER; encoded by the coding sequence ATGGCGCCGGAGCAAGGGTCGCGTGGCGCcaaggccgacgcggcggccatgGAGACGgcgggccgaggaggaggagggcggccgTCGTCGGGGGCGGAGGCGGGGTGGGCGTGGTCGTGGGCGTGCTGCGCCGTGGCGGCGGGCGTGGCGGCGGTGGGGCTGGCGGGGGCCGGGGTGCTGGTGTGGTGGGCGGTGGCGTTCCACCCGGCGCGGGAGCAGCTCTGGATGGTGCCCGTcggcctcgtcctcctcggcaCCCCGCTCGTCGCCTGGCTCTCCCTCTTCGCCTCCGGCGCGTGCCGCCGCCTCGGGACCAGCCACCACCACCCGCCTCCGGCCGAGCGATGA